The Solenopsis invicta isolate M01_SB chromosome 1, UNIL_Sinv_3.0, whole genome shotgun sequence DNA segment gtagagaaaaagaaatctttttgttttgtttaacaaaataccccCATCACCCAGAGTTTTTTcgaaaagttacaatttttcagaaaattattgGATGAGAaatctttatttgaatatttttgaaaaatgttccaattggtataaaaattatgacaaatATTTTCACCAGGGTTGCAACTTGCGCCAATGATGTGTTCATCTGTCGACGCAGAATATTCTATATGCAGGATGACTATGCATATATTGGTatataatcgaaaaatttttctacaaaatcaaaaaagtctcaataaacaattttaatatttgtattatataattatatttattaagtaaatttatagacttaggataaattaatatatagtattacttatatataatattaattattcacctTTAGTCTAtgggtaaattaatatatctttttaatcaaatccagttaaaatcttataaaattaattttacattaaagttaTACGAACGAAGAggtaactattatataatatttatatctcaaaagTGTTGTACGTAAAGTAatcgatttaaatttaaataaaaataaaatattcgcaTGAACAAAGGTCGATCCTTACCCAAACAGAACATGATACcatatgaatattttgttttaatgcgGAATGTGtgaataatatctataatacGCTCAGAATCTTTTTATAACATCtctatacgaatattatttttcgcaTGTTTATCAGGATATGCTCAGAATATTcatataatctttaaaaaatattattttttgtatgttGCCAGGACAtgccaaaaatattataaatgcacTTTGctatttaatacttattttttgataaaaatattttcatatttaatttaattattgtatcgaTAAATTCTTAATGGGACGCAAGTGATACGAAGCTACAATGATGAACGAATTTCCTGCCAAATTAACATGCTATTAGTATTTTGCTTACAAagagatacattttattatattataaaggaaggaattaataaaagtgtaataacaaataatttataatggcTGTACTTTaccttttttatttacttgcagttcTATTATCACATATGTTTTACAATCccaacaataaaaatatgtttaatgtgTTGTAACATTGCATCGTGTATCGTATGtacattatgtataaatatttgtataaaaatatggatttatgaaattttgcattaaattaattattatagcgTTTTGAATAAATTTCCTTATTATATCTTCCGTCGGATTCGTTTCTAAACCTGTTTACATtcatgattattatattaatcgcTTCATCAGAACTGTGgcaattttcattttcaattaaaagcTCAGTTTTTAAGTTTATTGAAATTCGTGCAACTTTATTTACAAACTCgtgaaagtttaaaataatgttcGCAGACTTTGACATTTTTTCTTGTTAGAGTAACGCGAATAtttagaacattattttattaaaagaaaaaaaccctACTATCAAAGGCACTTTTAGATACACGATCACAGGATACGCACATCGATTTTTATCCTTTCTACTAATGTACAGTGCTAtctaatcttatttttaaagtttttgtatAAAATCGCAAGAAGAATAAGCCAACAAATGTTttcattatattgttatttaataattcctttaattaatttccttAGTTAGTTTTCAGACAATTCAATTGTTTCAGACTTATGCTCACGAGTGTTTTGTGCGTTTACGTATTTCAGATAATTATCAACAATAATGTCGATTATCAAATAAATGGCCTCGATACTAGAGACTGTATGAAGaaagaaattacaattattgttcGGTTTGTACAGCTTAAgacaaaacttaaaaaaagacttatcaattatgaaaaaatgcATTCCACTACACAAAAGCGAAATCATTCAGTGACATTTGACAATTTCTATTTTAGTAGGAGGTAATGATCTGTTCTTCATGATATAatgctatataaataattacgaGAAATAACTCGTCTAATATCTATAACTTAATAGGGTAATAACTTTCTATACGCGCGAATATCTACAATATGTATAAACACCATTGTTGTATATACATCACTGTTCACGACGCCTGGATTGTAAGTGAAGATCCTTGGCTTCACCTTAACGACACCCACGACAAAACTGAGATTTGTCGTTACTATCATGTCTTTGGTCCAGACTACACACATGTGCAATACAAAATGGCAATAGTTGCAATAAAAAGTGATGTACTAAAGAAAAATGAACGATGAGGATCTTTGCTCTAATACTGCTGCCACAAGTTTGTCAGATTACAAACAGGAAATTTGTCTTGAAGATAAGCCTTAGGAGATACATCCTTTTCTAGCATGTGATCATGATAAacctaataaaatttataaattttaacgtttgtattccattttacaaaaataGCAGAAACTAAATATGTTGTTAATAAAATGGAAGACTaagataaataagttttttttttactgcaagGATGCTTGAATGGAGCCCactatgcaaattaaaatttatatgtattggAATACgcaacatattattattaaagttaatattacgCGAATAACAACATCGCATATCACAAATGAGTTTGACGTGCCTAAAAATGTTAATCTGTTTCTCAGTCGTATAAATTcgaatagtaatataattttattcaagcaTCTTAAGACGATGCTGGAGTCGTCAGTTTTATCAACAAATTTGATTTACACATgtataatttacaatacatacgtaCGTTTTACGAAACATCAAGATCCCTACATACTACTACATACTCGAAATctcacatacatatatacataatttgtcAAACATtctattcatttaaattagGCTTCCCGGCTTAATTCTAACGATGCAAtattattcatacatttattttatatctagcTCTGcttttatttcatacatatgtataaccTGCATAACGTTTCCATGAAGTGTTTCGGTGAACTGACGGTTTTAGTTaccatattaaagtaaaaatcgaTAAGAAaatctgcaatttttttattttacctagtttttaatcaaaaaatggaTCAGAACCATACACTATTATTAgcgtatatattttaaattctgtaAAAGGAATTGTATTTCTGTAAAACCAATACAAAATATACTTGTTTACAAAAATAGTATTTTCTTCGGTAATACAAACGACGACTCTAGCATCGctttaattgtataaagttttgatgtataattaagaaataattttataaatggttTTTGTAATCTCGTTAAAACCATGTTTGCTTTGATTGCTGTCATGATATTTTCGGCAAGTTTATGGAAATTTGCTTATCCGCAAGTATTTAATAGTTTTCtatacttttttattctttttgagAATCTCTTCCATCGTTTCTCCAACATGCGAGTTCTTAAAGTGCGACTTTCTAATTCTACATAATACacgaaattattatgtaaaaattgataaatattataaaatacaacaaaCGCGAACCGAAGCTTATAACAATAGCTTGGTTATGAGTATAATCTACATATAgctttctctccctccctctttctctttttcactctctctctctttcttacagGCATACAAATTGTCTTTCACACGAAACGTACGATATAACATTGAAGCAATTGAAGTACAACTTTTGCAATTCAATACAAAAGTATGAAAACGTATCTATAATGCGAATTGTgacaattataatgaaaaattttatatcttcacagtaaaaaaaagaaaaatatgagattaacttaaatgttttaatgtattCCTTTGTTTCAAATGGCTAAATAATATAGAGAGGGAATGAATATGCATAAATGAAATGGCCAAGTGGACACAATCGTCACGTCGTCAGTGTCGATTTCTTCGCATCATCACTGAtcttatagataaaaatattcaattgtcAATGTTGAGTTTCGTTCACGATTCTTACATTGTTGAGTTGATTTTTCTCATTCTTATCGTCATCTTTATCTGGATTGTCCCACGCTTGTCTTCGACCAGAaccaaaaattacataaaacgtcgcacaaaaaatataaatcccaGCGCAGATCATAAACACAATCCTCCATTTTGCTTGCGAgggctaaaaataataatagtatcataaatacattgtatatttaatttcgattatttaatcatatatatatttaccgaTGTAGCAATAACTTCTCCAACGGTAATTGGTGCAAGAAGTCCAGCAAGATTGGCGATGCAATTTGTGAAAGACATTAAAATTCCGGCAAATCTTGGAGATATGTCAAGATGATTTACTTTAAAACCGGAATAAATACCACCATTTAGACCAACTCCTATTGTAATGATGGTTACCGTCAACCAGGCATTGCAACCGGTATACGAAGCAGCAATCAATGCCAAAGCCGGTCCATACTGACCAATGCTGTTAACAATCTTACGAGTCAAAGTATGAGTAAATCTTTCCGAAGAAATCATCCAATCGGCGACATGAGAAATAAGCATAGAAAAGATCCACATGGCTAAGTACGGAAGTGCTGAATAGATGCCAttctaaaataaacaataaacaattaGTTTCGTAcaaaaaactattgaaaaaatttttcttccaattttaatatcattcataaataatattactcacTTTTTTGATACTGAAGTGGAGAATTTGTTTCATAAATGTTGGGAGCTGAGTCATTAATGTTTCATATCCATAATTCTGACCCATGTGCGCCATCAAGATAGCCCAAAATGGTAGCGAGGTTGCAATGGCTCGCCATGGTACAGGAGGCGacgactaaaaaaaaagaaagaaaaaaaaattagctttaCTATTGAAAAAGATTTCTTATAAGAAACAATAGATTAATGTGATATACGAGTATACACTTAAACGAGTCCAAACgtgatttaattttgtaattttttgtggaaaaacaaataaaggtaaaaaattgtgtttaaatcattgtatatgtatataaagatcatatctttctctattttacatttaaattttattaaaaaataatacaaaatagcATCGCTACTTAAATTttcctaaattatatttttttagaaagggAAATGTACATGCTTCCCTAAAATAAAGATctacttaatataataaataaaaatatatgttcagTTAATTAACAGTATTAGTGATCGTGGTGTAAGAATTACGCGTCTGCTCTTTGCTAGAGATCTAGGTTCAAGTTACCCAaaacatatcaaatttttaattcattaacacATCTCAAAAGATCAATGGTAAAGCATCGAAAGTACATTTGCCAAGGCAATTATTATGAAGCTTCCGTGAGAATATGTATCAAATGGAGACCATGATCTTCAGTTATGAAGGACTAACTTAAGAGAGAagtaacagtaaaaaaaatgcaaaagaaacTTACGGTTATGCCGGCGCTACCCCAGAGAGAGCTGAGTATGAGTTTTTTTTCGTCTTCTGTAATGCTTGGATGTTGTTCTGGATCCTCATAGACCCATATGAGAAACGCTATGCACCAAATGGTACCGATAATACCAAACACGTAGAAAATAGAAGGCCAACCACCGAAGTCCCAAGCGGCCAATAGACCACTCAATGGCATGGATACTACAGTGCCGAATTGTGCACCTATCGATGGGAAGGgagagaaaaatgcaaaaaaatatgattaataatcGTCATCAATGTCCAATCCTCCTCgtgctctttctttttttaccaACGGAAAAAAAACCTTGTGGGAATGAATggttaaaaaaagaagataactCAAGAAATTGAAAAGGTCCACGGTCCACGGTCCACAAATCCGGCCGCAGCAAGAAGCACGCGTACACACAGTAGCGACTCGATGCATCGAAATGCCCCAGAGACAGAGAGGAGGATTCTCACGCGGCGAACTAGCTCTCGACTTGGTACACGCGATAAATCGCTACATAAAGGATGAAAAAATCGCATTGAACAAGCTTACCGGCATAGACAAAGGCACCCATCCTGCTCCGTTCATTAGGTGGTATCCACTTCGCCAGCAGTGCATGCGTGCAAGGCACAATAGGACCCTGCAATAGGGATTAATCCATTCCTAGGGGGAAGGAAATACACCCGTACAATCAAAAAACGTTCACTCAACGGATCAGTAATCCTTTAAACTTATTACTATAATTActtatattcatattatatcattatatgttAATGTAATAGTAGTGCTAAAGTTAtgctaaaagtaaaaaaaaaacaataaaaagaagtAATGCTAAAGCTATTGTAATAAATCTGTCTCTGCAAATACACAAAAACTTATCTTATTAATCAaagtttttcaatataatttataatgtaaaaaataagaattaaaataaaaaaagtaataatgatTTTGTAAAGTATAtctctttataaaatttgttcaaagTTAATTCGTGAATGTTATACTTACGAACGAatgaaagttgtttgcaagttGCAATGTATTTGGACAATAGATAACCGATCCCGAAACATCACACATACTCATCTTCGCTCGCTCTTCTCGAGTCTCAATCAGACTATTATGTTACAGTGGTAAAGAATTTTCGAGATGTTACTTACCTCTCCTAAACCTTGAATGAAGCGAATAATTATCAACGGCCAATAGCCCCAGTATGCAGATATTGGGACTAGCAGTCCAAAAATCGAATTGATTAGCATGCCGATCCCAAGGAAGTATTTAGCGCCGTAACGCTTGGCAAGTATACCGAATGGTATCTGCGTTATAACGTAACCCCAGAAGAATGAACTTAAGAGATAGCCTTGTTCCTTGTTGTCCCACACAAACGGTCCGTCGGCGCTCTGTAAAAAAAAGGCATTTTTCAGCTCCTTCCCATAAACATTTCTTATGCAGCACAGAACTTTGCAGTTACATTGCAACAGCATGGCAATATTGCATATTACAATgcacgtttcataaaaaattgttaaagtatTCATATGCAATGATTTTGATAATGCTCCAgcaatattttgtgaaaatgaACTAAGATT contains these protein-coding regions:
- the LOC105193771 gene encoding putative inorganic phosphate cotransporter isoform X1, producing MNGNENRGRNGHVLVWDQPGLEEDERERRRKRVRFGKRHMVTFMIFLGMANAYIMRTNMSVAIVAMVNHTAIKSNDEVIEVVNECGQLVSNETNAAERSADGPFVWDNKEQGYLLSSFFWGYVITQIPFGILAKRYGAKYFLGIGMLINSIFGLLVPISAYWGYWPLIIIRFIQGLGEGPIVPCTHALLAKWIPPNERSRMGAFVYAGAQFGTVVSMPLSGLLAAWDFGGWPSIFYVFGIIGTIWCIAFLIWVYEDPEQHPSITEDEKKLILSSLWGSAGITSSPPVPWRAIATSLPFWAILMAHMGQNYGYETLMTQLPTFMKQILHFSIKKNGIYSALPYLAMWIFSMLISHVADWMISSERFTHTLTRKIVNSIGQYGPALALIAASYTGCNAWLTVTIITIGVGLNGGIYSGFKVNHLDISPRFAGILMSFTNCIANLAGLLAPITVGEVIATSPSQAKWRIVFMICAGIYIFCATFYVIFGSGRRQAWDNPDKDDDKNEKNQLNNVYHDHMLEKDVSPKAYLQDKFPVCNLTNLWQQY
- the LOC105193771 gene encoding putative inorganic phosphate cotransporter isoform X2 is translated as MVENAMTPDRKKSEMKKPEVFDVEVPTSTVRFGKRHMVTFMIFLGMANAYIMRTNMSVAIVAMVNHTAIKSNDEVIEVVNECGQLVSNETNAAERSADGPFVWDNKEQGYLLSSFFWGYVITQIPFGILAKRYGAKYFLGIGMLINSIFGLLVPISAYWGYWPLIIIRFIQGLGEGPIVPCTHALLAKWIPPNERSRMGAFVYAGAQFGTVVSMPLSGLLAAWDFGGWPSIFYVFGIIGTIWCIAFLIWVYEDPEQHPSITEDEKKLILSSLWGSAGITSSPPVPWRAIATSLPFWAILMAHMGQNYGYETLMTQLPTFMKQILHFSIKKNGIYSALPYLAMWIFSMLISHVADWMISSERFTHTLTRKIVNSIGQYGPALALIAASYTGCNAWLTVTIITIGVGLNGGIYSGFKVNHLDISPRFAGILMSFTNCIANLAGLLAPITVGEVIATSPSQAKWRIVFMICAGIYIFCATFYVIFGSGRRQAWDNPDKDDDKNEKNQLNNVYHDHMLEKDVSPKAYLQDKFPVCNLTNLWQQY
- the LOC105193771 gene encoding putative inorganic phosphate cotransporter isoform X3, with the translated sequence MNGNENRGRNGHVLVWDQPGLEEDERERRRKRVRFGKRHMVTFMIFLGMANAYIMRTNMSVAIVAMVNHTAIKSNDEVIEVVNECGQLVSNETNAAERSADGPFVWDNKEQGYLLSSFFWGYVITQIPFGILAKRYGAKYFLGIGMLINSIFGLLVPISAYWGYWPLIIIRFIQGLGEGPIVPCTHALLAKWIPPNERSRMGAFVYAGAQFGTVVSMPLSGLLAAWDFGGWPSIFYVFGIIGTIWCIAFLIWVYEDPEQHPSITEDEKKLILSSLWGSAGITSSPPVPWRAIATSLPFWAILMAHMGQNYGYETLMTQLPTFMKQILHFSIKKNGIYSALPYLAMWIFSMLISHVADWMISSERFTHTLTRKIVNSIGQYGPALALIAASYTGCNAWLTVTIITIGVGLNGGIYSGFKVNHLDISPRFAGILMSFTNCIANLAGLLAPITVGEVIATSPSQAKWRIVFMICAGIYIFCATFYVIFGSGRRQAWDNPDKDDDKNEKNQLNNVRIVNETQH